A window of Cyclopterus lumpus isolate fCycLum1 chromosome 14, fCycLum1.pri, whole genome shotgun sequence contains these coding sequences:
- the ruvbl2 gene encoding ruvB-like 2 — translation MASTKVPEVRDITRIERIGAHSHIRGLGLDDALEPRQVSQGMVGQLASRRAAGVILEMIKDGHIAGRAVLIAGQPGTGKTAIAMGIAQSLGPDTPFTALAGSEIFSLEMSKTESLSQAFRKAIGVRIKEETEIIEGEVVEIQIDRPATGTGAKVGKLTLKTTEMETIYDLGNKMIDSLSKDKVQAGDVITIDKATGKISKLGRSFTRARDYDAMGAQTQFVQCPEGELQKRKEVVHTVSLHEIDVINSRTQGFLALFSGDTGEIKSEVREQINAKVCEWREEGKAEIIPGVLFIDEVHMLDMECFSYLNRALETDLSPVLIMATNRGITRIRGTNYQSPHGIPIDLLDRLLIIATSPYTEKETRQILKIRCEEEDVELSDEAHTVLTRIGMETSLRYAIQLISTAGLVCRKRKGTEVQVEDIKRVYSLFLDEARSSQYMKEYQDSFLFNETPTGSMDTS, via the exons ATGGCGAGTACAAAGGTTCCAGAGGTTCGTGACATCACACGGATCGAGAGAATCG GAGCGCACTCTCATATTCGTGGCCTTGGTTTGGATGATGCTTTGGAGCCAAGACAG GTATCTCAGGGGATGGTCGGCCAGCTCGCCTCTCGTCGGGCTGCAGGGGTCATCCTGGAGATGATCAAAGATGGCCACATAGCTGGCAGAGCGGTGCTGATCGCTGGCCAACCTGGCACAGGAAAGACTGCCATCGCTATGG GCATCGCCCAGTCTCTTGGCCCCGATACACCCTTCACAGCGCTGGCCGGTAGTGAGATCTTCTCCCTGGAGATGAGCAAGACCGAGTCACTCAGCCAGGCTTTTAGGAAAGCCATCGGTGTGAGGATCAA AGAAGAGACGGAGATTATTGAAGGAGAGGTGGTGGAGATCCAGATTGATAGACCAGCCACTGGAACG gGTGCCAAAGTGGGCAAGCTGACTCTAAAGACGACTGAGATGGAGACAATATATGACTTGGGCAACAAGATGATCGACAGTCTCAGTAAAGATAAGGTTCAAGCAGG AGATGTTATTACTATTGACAAAGCCACCGGAAAGATCAGCAAGTTGGGCCGCTCCTTCACCAGAGCCAGAGACTACGATGCCATGGGAGCGCAG ACACAGTTTGTACAGTGTCCAGAGGGAGAGCtgcagaagaggaaagaggtggTCCACACGGTGTCACTCCACGAGATTGACGTCATCAACAGCCGCACGCAAGGCTTCCTGGCTCTCTTCTCCGGAGACACCGGAGAGATCAAGTCTGAAGTCCGGGAGCAGATTAATGCCAAAGTGTGTGAGTGGAGGGAAGAAGGCAAGGCCGAGATCATTCCTGGG GTGTTATTTATTGACGAGGTTCACATGCTGGACATGGAGTGCTTTTCCTACCTGAACCGAGCCCTGGAGACCGACCTGTCCCCAGTTCTCATCATGGCCACCAACAGAGGCATCACTCG TATCCGCGGCACAAACTATCAGAGCCCTCACGGCATCCCCATCGACCTGCTGGATCGCCTACTCATCATCGCCACCTCCCCGTACACCGAAAAAGAGACGAGGCAGATCCTCAAGATCCG gtgtgaggaggaggatgtggagctGAGCGATGAGGCTCACACCGTTCTGACCCGCATCGGCATGGAGACGTCGCTGCGCTACGCCATCCAGCTGATCAGCACCGCTGGACTGGTGTGTCGCAAGCGCAAG GGGACAGAAGTTCAGGTGGAGGACATCAAAAGGGTTTACTCTCTGTTCCTGGATGAGGCCCGATCCTCTCAGTACATGAAGGAGTATCAGGACTCCTTCCTCTTCAATGAAACGC CAACGGGTTCAATGGACACCTCATAA